The nucleotide sequence CTCAGCACGCGAGATTCCTCGCTCCGCTCGGAATGACGTTCTTCCTTTGTCACCTGTCACCTGTCACGATTCACCCCATAACCTCATCACCTTATCACCAGAATTCACCGCGTGATTTCCACCCAGCCTTTGGCGCGGCGATTTTCGGTGTCGCGTAGGAGGTAATAGTAGGTGCCTTCGGGCAGGTTTTCGCCGCCCCAGTTGTTGTGGTAGTCCTGGGTTTCGTAGACCAGCGTGCCCCAGCGGTTGAAGATCTGCAGGCGGGTGGGCTTGCAGCTGAACAGGGGCTTGAACGTGTCGTTGAGCGAGTCGCGGTTGGGGGTGATGATGTTGGGGACCTTCATTTCGCCCACTTCCAGCGGCGAGAAGGCTGTTTCGACGACGCAGTTGGAGTACCGCGCCGTGAGCCGGACGGTGTAGGTGCCGGGCTGCTCGTAGAGGTGCGTGGGATTGGCGGTGGTGCCGTGCGGTGAACCGTCGCCGAAGTCCCAGTCGTAGGTGCCACCAGCCAAGGCAGGCTCAAACTCGCAGTTGAAGGGTGCTAGGCCGGCGTAGCGCGGCGAGGCCGAGCACACGGGCAGGTTGAGGGGGGCATTGGCCGAGGAAGTGGGCGCTAGCAGCACCGTCCGGACCGCCACGTTTTCGCAGCCGTTCTGCGAGTAAGTGTAGCGCAGCGGGAAAATGCCGCCGCGGTTGTTGGTGTTGGGTGGCGTGAACAGGCCGCCCGGCGTGACGCCGGTGCCGCTCCAGGTACCACCGGCCGGGGTCATACCGCGAAGCTGGAAAGGAGCCATCTGGTCGGCACACAGAGTAGTGTCGCGGCCGGCGCGTACTTCCGGTACCAGGCTTACCACCACCGTCTGGGTGCCGACGCCGCAGCCCAGCGTATCAGAAATGGCGTAGCGGATGGTGTGCGTGCCGACGCCGGCCACGGTGGGGTTGAAGATGCTGCCCGACACGCCCGGTCCGCTGAACGTGCCGCCCAGCGGCGTGGCCGTGAGAGCCACACTGCCCGAGTTGACGCAGCGCGGCGGCAGTGGCGCCACCGTCACGGGCCGCTCCGGCGTGACCGTGACGCGCAACGGCCGGGTGCTGACGCAGGTGCCGGTGGAAGCCACTGAGTAGGTGAGGATGTTTACTCCCAGCCGCGCCGGAGTGGGCGTGAACTGGTAGCCGCCGCCGGCCAGGGCCGTGACGCCGGGACCGGTCCAAGTGCCGCCGGCGGGGCTGCCGCCCAGCGTGATGGGCGCGCTGCCCACGCACACGTAGCGGTTCGGGCCAGGGTCGGCGGTGACGATGCCGAAGTCGATTTTGAAGGCCGCGTTGTTGCAGTTGGTGCTGCGGTTGGTGGTGGAGTAGGTGTTGGCGCCCGGCGGCATCGGGAAGCCTGATGAGCCGCCGCAGCCGCCGCATACGGCCTGATACACCACACCTTTCTTGTCGAAGCGCGAGGTGCCGCCGTCCACATGCTCGCCGCTGCGGCCGCCCCGCTCACCGTAGAAGGTGGCGTATTCCAGAGCCGTCATGCCGGGGCGGAACTGGGCCAGGTAGAAGTCGGAGCCGTCGGTGGTGGGCTGGATGGCGTTGGGCGTGACGGGCAGGAATGTGGTGCCGCTGCCGCTGGCATCGTTGACGGAGCCGCCCCAGCCACTGATGTAAATTCGCTCGCAGTCATCCACCAGAAAGGCCGTGAGCGAAATGTCGGGGAAGAGGGTGCGGCCGCTGCCGAAACGAGTGTAGTACAGACTGCTGGATAGCGTAGGGTTGAGTTTCTGGATGAACTGGCGGCCGTTGGTTACGCCGTAAAGCCCCGCCGTCATGGGCAGGTTGCCCTGGGTCTGGCCCAGCAGATAGGCGTTGTTGGCCGCATCCAATTCCACAAAGAAGGCTTGGTCATAGGCAGAGCTGCCGGCGAAGCTGCTTTGTAGCAGCGCGGTGCCGGTGCTGTTCAGGTGCGTGATAAAGCCGTCCGTAACGCCCTGAAACGTGGTGAGGTAGGCGCCCGGCGTAACGGGGAAGTTGGTGCTGGTGGTGCCGCCCGCCACGTATACCCCGCGCGTGGCATCTACCTGCAGAGAATACGCTGCATCGGCGCTGTTGCCGCCCAAATAAGTGGCCCACACGAGCGTGCGCAGATCAGCCGAAAGCTTGGCCACGATGCCGTCGGAGGTACCGCCCTGGTAGCTGCTGCGGAAGCCGGTGCCGGCCGGGAAGTTCAGGCTGTTCGTAACGGACGCCAGATACACGTTGCCGTCGCTGTCTACGGTCACGTCGCCACGGTATGGGTCGCCGTAGTTGACCACCGGTGAGTTGCCAAGCCGCTCGCTCGCTAGGTAGCCGTCGCTGCCCGAACCCCCCAGGAAGGTGCTGCCGGTAAGCACGCTGCCATTGGCCGACAGCTTGGCAATAAACAAATCAACGCCATTTGAATAAGTGGCCGAACTCATGTTGGAAGGCCTGACGGACGGCCCTCCATTGTGGCTGGTATCGTAGCAGCCAGTTGAAACCGGGAAGTTGGCAGAGCCGGTAGTGCCCAATATCACCAGCTCACCGCGCGGATTCACGACCATGCTATGGGGGGCGTCCATGCTGGTGCCGCCCAGGTAGGTGGCGTAGAGGCGCGCCGTGGAGCCGCTGACGGCGGTATTGTATTTGATAATGCCAACGTCGGTGGCGCCGGCAAACGTAGTCTGAAACGAACCCAGCGTGGAGGGGTAGCCGGCCGCAAACACCACGCCGCCCGAGTACATATTACCCTGCGCGTCATAAGTGGCCGTGAAGCCCCAGTTGTCGGCCGTGGAGCCGGTAAACGACGAGAAGATAACGGTCGGGTCGATGACGAGCGGGCGGCGCCGGTCGTACTGGCCCAGTCGGAAGCTGACTGTGGTACCCTGCAGCACGAAGGCGCACGGTACGGCCACGCGCTGGCCGCGGGCGTCGGTCTGCCAGGCTTTGGGGGCCTGCTCGGTGAGGTGGCCAATAGACGTTTGCACCAGCAGGCTGCCGTCGGGACTAAGGCTGAGCTTGTCGAGGCCGGTGTAGCGCAGCCGGATGGCGGCGGGCTTGCTGTTGGGAGCCACCAGAAAGTCGTATTCCAGTTGCTGCTGCGTGTTTTCGTAGACTACGGCCCCGATGCCGGGGTACAGGTTCTGGTAGCGCACCCGCCGGAAGCCGCGGGCATTGCTGGCCCAGTGGTGCGGGTCGGAGCCCTGGAAGTAGTTGTAAGGCGCTGCCGTCCCGTCTTCGCCGGTCAGGTCGGGGGCGGGGCTGGCTCCCTCAAACGACACCGAATAGGCGTGGCCGCGCAGGTTGTCGTCGGTGGCCGTGGGCAGGGTCTCGGTTTCGGCGCCGTGGTGGGCGTGGCGGCGCAGGGCGGCGGGGTCGAGGAAGCTGTAGGTGAAGCCGGCTGGCCCCACGAACAGCTGGCCGCTGGGCAGTTGGGCGCCGTAGCGGGTGGCAGCGTCCCACTGGCCTTTGTTTTCGATGAATTCCAGCGAGGCCTTCTCGGTGGGTACGGCCTGCGGGGGGCGGGCAGCCAGGGCCGGCAGCGCGGCCAGTAAGGTGCTGAATGTAAGAACCCGGAATGTAGAAAGGAGCATAGCGTAGTGGTAAAGCCGAAACTAAAAGTACAACGAAAAGCAGGGCCCGAAACGTGCGCAAGAATCGGGCCCGGAGCCTAGCCGGGTTCCGCTTACCTTTGTAGTCTCACCCCCGGCCACTCAGCCGGCTTGCTTCTGCCGTGCGTCGTTCGTTTGCTTTCACCTGCACCCTGCTCCTGATTGGCTGGCTGCTCGCGGCCATTGCCTGCGTGCAGATACCGGCCTATACCTTCTGGCCGGCGGCTTTCGGGGCCCTCACGCTGCCCGTGGCGCTAGCCCTCAACCTGGTGGCTGCCTTCTACTGGGTGCTGCGCAACTGGCGGGTGGCGGCGTTGCCTATCGGAATAGCGGTGCTCACGTGGCCGCATTTTCAGCGCGGGCTGGCGGTGCATCCGCTGCGCCTAGCCCCGCTGGCTGCCGACAGCACGGCCGGCCCGCGGGTGCGGGTGCTGAGCGCCAACGTGCGCATCTTCAACGTGTATCCGCAGCTGCGCGATAAAGACTTGAGCTCCTCGAAAAAGATGATTCAGTGGCTGGCCGACAGCCCCGCCGAAATCGTGTGTCTGCAGGAGTTCTACAACGAGCCGCGCACGTCCACGAGCCGTGAGAAAAACGTGTTCAACGCCGTGGAGCGGATTGGGGAGCGGAGCGGGCGGCAGGCGTTTCTGTCCAAGACCCTCACCAACGGGGCCGGCTCCGAGTTCGGCATGGCCATCTTCTCGCGCTACCCCATGCTGCGGCGCGGCACCGTGCAGTTTGGCAAGCTCAGCCAGAACCACGCCATGTGGGCCGACCTGCGCCTGCCCTCCGGCGACACTATCCGGGTGTTCAACTTCCACCTGCAGAGCATGAGCATGGACGAGCAGGACATCGTGGACAGCTACTCCAGCAAGTCGGGCCTGAAGAAGAAGGGCCTGGGGCTGCTGCGCCGCTTCAAGCGCGGGCTGGTGGCCCGCAGCTGGCAGGTGGATACGCTGGTGCAGCGCTTCGAGCGCAGCCCCTACCCGCTGCTGCTCTGCGCCGACCTCAACGACCTGCCCTATAGCTACAGCTACGACCAGCTGGCCGACCGGTTCCAGAATGCCTGGGCTACCGTGGGCAACGGCGTGGGCGCCACCTACAACGGCCGCCTGCCCTTCGTCCGCATCGACAACCAGTTTGCCGGCCCCGAGTGGCAGGTGGATGAGTTCTGGGTGCACTACGAAATTCCGTACTCCGACCACTTTCCGACGCTGGCCACGTATCGGTTGGTTGAAAAGTGATGGGGTGATGGGGTGATGAGGTGAATGGTTGAACGTCATGCAGAGGCGCAGCCGAAGCATCTCGCTTGCTGACGCCTGATTACCGTTGCAACTTCAGCACGCGAGATTCCTCGCGATGCTCGGAATGACGTTCTAACCTGACACTCACCTGTCACCCCATCACTTCATTACTTCATCACCTCACCAACCTGATTACCTTTGCGGCTATGCAGCACCCTCTTTCGCTTTATAATACGCTTACCCGCCGCAAAGCCCCGTTCGAACCCCTGCACGCGCCCTTCGTGGGGGTGTACCTCTGCGGCCCGACCGTGTACAGCGAGGCCCACGTGGGCAACGCCCGCGGGCCGGTGGTGTTTGATGTGCTGACGCGCTACCTGCGCCACCTCGGCTACACGGTGCGCTACGTGCGCAACATCACCGACGTAGGCCACCTCGAAGGCGACGCCGACGAGGGCGAAGACAAGATCAGCAAGCGCGCCCGCGCCCAGCAGTTGGAGCCTATGCAGGTGGCCGAGCAGTTCGCCAACCTCTACCAGGCCCATATGACGGCCCTGGGCTGCCTGCCGCCCGATATCACGCCCCGCGCCAGCGGCCACATCATCGAGCAGATTGAGATGGTGCAGCAGATCATCGACAACGGCTTCGGCTACGAGTCCAACGGCTCGGTGTACTTTGATGTGCCCGCTTACAACGCCGCCGGCCGCAACTATGGCAAGCTCTCCAACCGCGTGGTGGAAGAGCTGCTGGCTGGCTCGCGCGACAACCTCGCCGGCCAGGAAGAAAAACGCAGCCCGCTGGATTTTGCCCTCTGGAAACGCGCCGATGAGCGCCACCTGATGCGCTGGGCTTCACCCTGGAGCGACGGGTTTCCGGGCTGGCACCTGGAGTGCTCGGCTATGAGCCGCAAGTACCTCGGCGCCGAGTTCGACATCCACGGCGGCGGGCTGGATTTGATGTTTCCGCACCACGAGTGCGAAATAGCCCAGAGCCAGGCCTGCAACCACCCCACCAACGAGGCGCAGGTGTGGATGCACAACAACATGATTACGGTGAACGGCGCCAAGATGAGCAAGGCTGTTGGCAACTTCATCACCATGAGCCAGCTGTTTGAAGGCACCAACGCCACGCTGGCGCAGGCCTACTCGCCCATGACGGTGCGCTTCTTCCTGCTGCAGGCCCACTACCGCAGCACTGTGGATATCACCGACGAAGGCCTGCAGGCGGCCCGCAAAGGCTACCGCAAGCTGATGAACGGCCTGCGCCTGCTGGATAAGCTGCGCGAAGCCAGCCTCTCGTCGGACGTTATCAAGGCGCGCACGGTGGCGCCCGTGGCCGAGGGCAAGGTGCCCGACACCACCACCGCCGACGCCGAGCTGCGCAAGCTGGTGCAGGATTGCTTTGTGGGTTTGAACGACGACCTGAACACGGCCCGCGCCATTGCCAGCCTGTTCAATCTGCTGCGTAAGCTCAACGGCTTCCACGCTAACCCGGCCACGCTGGCCACGGTCAGCGCCGCCGCGCTGCAGGAAGCCACCGACGCCTACCAGACGCTGGTAGCCGATGTGCTGGGCCTCGTGGACGAACCCCGCGCCAGCGCCGAAGACCTGCTCAGCCTCACGCTGGAGTTCTACCAGGAAGCCAAAGCCACCAAGGCCTACGACAAAGTAGACCAGATCCGCGCGGCCCTCAAAACCCAGGGCATCGTGGTGAAGGATACCAAAGCCGGCATCGACTGGGCTTACAGCGAAGAGTAAACAGCCCGTCATGTAGATTAGAACGTCATGCAGAGCGGAGCATCTCGCGTGCTGACTACCAATTAGTAATCCAATGTCAGCAGGCGAGATGCTTCGCTCCGCTTTGCATGACGTCCCTTATTCTTGCCTAATGAAAATCTTCCGCCTTGCGCCAGCTGCTCTGGCCGCGCTGCTGCTGCTCACCGGCTGCCCCGACAAAAAGCCCGCTACCACCGAGGTAGAAGCGCCGGCCAAGCTGCCCGCCGCGCCGGCCTTCAACCCCGACTCAGCCTACGCTTACGTGGCCAAGCAGGTGGCTTTCGGGCCACGGGTGCCCAACACGGCTGCCCACGTAAACACCGGCGACTGGGTGGTAGCCCGGTTTAAGGCGTTGGGCCTGACGGTGCGCGAGCAGCCGTTTGTGGCCATGGCCTTCGATGGCAAGATGCTGAAGTCGCGCAACATCATCGCGCAGTTTCAGCCACAGGCCGCGCGCCGCGTGGCCATCTTCACGCACTGGGACACCCGCCCCTTTGCCGATAAGGACACCAAGCGCAAAAACGCCCCTCTCGACGGCGCTTCCGACGGCGCCAGCGGCGTAGGCATTGCCCTGGAAATGGCCCGCGTGCTGGCCGCCCAGCCCGACAGCCTCACGCCCGCCGTCGGTATCGACTTCATCTTGTTTGACTCCGAAGACTACGGCTACGATTCCAGCACCCAGAGCGAGCTGACCAACCAGCTGGCCAGCCAGGAAACGTCGGGCGGCTCCAGCTGGTGCCTGGGCTCGCAGTACTGGAGCAAAAACCTAGTGCCCGGCAACTACAAGCCGGAGTTCGGGATTCTGCTGGACATGGTGGGCGCCAAAAACGCCAAGTTCACCCGCGAAGGAATTTCCCGCGAAAGTGCCCGCGACGTGGTGGATAAAGTGTGGAACCTGGCCGCCCAAATCGGCTACTCCGACTACTTCCTGTTTCAGGATTCGCCGGGCATCACCGACGACCACGCCTTCACCAACCAGGCCGGCATCCGCACCATCGACATCATCGACTACCTGCCCACCGGCCAGTTCCAGCCCTATCACCACACCACCGACGACAACATGAGTGTCATTGACCGGCGCACGCTCAAGGCCGTGGGCCAGACCGTGCTGCAGACGGTGTACGGCGAGTAGTTGGTGGTTGACGAATACTAAAAACGCCCCTGCGTAGATACGCAGGGGCGTTTTTAGTAATTGGCTCATTGTTTACTTCAGCAGCTTATAGTACACCACCGTAGCTTCCAGCGCGCCGCTGGCCACGCGTGCGAACTGCGGGATGGCGCCCACGGCCACGTAGCCGAGCTGCTGGTACAGCTGCTCGGAGCCGGCGCCCTGCAGGGTGTCGAGGACCAGCGTGCTGCGCTGGTGCTGGCGGGCCAGCTCTTCCACGGCCAGCATCAGCTGCCGCCCGATGCCGCGACGCTGGAATTGGGAGTGCACGAGTAGCTTGGCCACTTCGGCGCGGTGTAGGCCGTTGGGTTTAGTGGCCAGCACCAGTTGCACGGTGCCCACCAGCTGGCCGGCCTCTGCAGCTACCAGCAGCAGCGTAGTTTCTGCGGCCACATCCTTTTCCACGCCCGCCCAGAACTCCCGGGCCTCCGCCGCAGCCAGCGGCGGCAGAAAGCCCACCGAAGCGCCTGAATCAACAGCATCGCGCAGCAACTCGGTCAGGCCAGCGGTATGTGCCGCAAAATCTGCGGCCGTGACAAGGTGAAGGTTGACAGACATTGAGTGGAAATTTACGGGTTACATATACTCCAGCCGGCTGCCGGTGGCATCCACGGTGAGGCGGGCGGGGCGGCCGCAGATCAGGGCCATGTTCCGGGGCTCGTGGCCGACGGGAAAGCCGTGGGCTACCGGAAAATCGTACTTATCGGCGTAGTGCTGGATGATTTCGTTGGGCGTCTGGCCGTAGGGGATGGTGTTGTCCTGGGGGTTGGTGAAGTGGCCCACCAGCAGGCCGGCTAGGTGCTGTAGCTTACCGGTGCGGTCCAGGTGCACCATCATCCGGTCGATGGCATACAGGTACTCGTCGATGTCTTCCAGGAACAGGATGCGGCCGGCCGTGGCCACGTCGGAGCGGGTGCCGGTGAGGGTCTGCAGCAAACTCAGGTTGCCGCCCACTAGCTCGCCGGTGGCCGTGCCGAAGCGGTTGAGCGCGTGCGGCGCCACCTCGTAGCGCACCGGCTCCCCAAACAGCGCCCGCCGCAGACTTTCCAGCGACTCCTCGCCGCCGGTTTGCCCAAACAGCAGCGGCATCACGCCGTGGATGCTCTGGTGGCCCAGCGCCAGCAGGTGGCAGTTGAGGGTGGTGATGTCGGAGAAGCCGGCTACCCATTTGGGGTTTTCGGCGAAGCGGGAAAAGTCGATCTGGTCGATGATGCGGGTGGTGCCGTAGCCGCCGCGGGCGCTCAGGATGGCCCGGATTTCGGGGTTGTCGAGCTGCTGCTGGAAGTCGCGGCGCCGGATTTCATCGTCGCCCCCGAATTGGTGATGCGCCACATTGGTGCTTTCGCCCAGCACCACGCGCAGGCCCCAGCTTTCGAGGGTGGCCACGGCGGCGGCCAGTTCCTGGTGCGAGGCCGAGCGGGCGGGGCAAACAATGGCTACCTGATCATGAGGACGCAGGAAAGGAGGGGCGGTAGTAGGCATGGCGTAAGCAGCAGAAGGAACCGCCGCAAACTTAGAGGGGTTGGCCGGATTTCCGGCCGGCCCCGCAGCCGTAGCGCGAACTTTGTAGTTCGCGCCCCGCGCCGTTGCAACGATTGTCGTTCAGAGGCGCGAACTACAAAGTTCGCGCTACGCCCGCCCGCATCGTGCCGGCGTACTTCCCGAAAACTAGCCCGAACTTTGCGGGTGAGGTGGCTGCTGTTTCCGCCGATTCTGCCTGTGCGCTACCTGCTTCCTGTTTTGCTGCTGCTCCATATGCTGCTCTCGGCCCCGGCGGCCGCCCAGCGTATGCCCATCGATACCACCCACGGCCGCTACCACCGCCCGCTGTTCCGGCAGGTGCAGGTGCGCCGCAATGTGGAGTTTGCCCACGTCACGACCATGCTGGGCCTGCCCCAG is from Hymenobacter yonginensis and encodes:
- a CDS encoding DUF7948 domain-containing protein, with translation MLLSTFRVLTFSTLLAALPALAARPPQAVPTEKASLEFIENKGQWDAATRYGAQLPSGQLFVGPAGFTYSFLDPAALRRHAHHGAETETLPTATDDNLRGHAYSVSFEGASPAPDLTGEDGTAAPYNYFQGSDPHHWASNARGFRRVRYQNLYPGIGAVVYENTQQQLEYDFLVAPNSKPAAIRLRYTGLDKLSLSPDGSLLVQTSIGHLTEQAPKAWQTDARGQRVAVPCAFVLQGTTVSFRLGQYDRRRPLVIDPTVIFSSFTGSTADNWGFTATYDAQGNMYSGGVVFAAGYPSTLGSFQTTFAGATDVGIIKYNTAVSGSTARLYATYLGGTSMDAPHSMVVNPRGELVILGTTGSANFPVSTGCYDTSHNGGPSVRPSNMSSATYSNGVDLFIAKLSANGSVLTGSTFLGGSGSDGYLASERLGNSPVVNYGDPYRGDVTVDSDGNVYLASVTNSLNFPAGTGFRSSYQGGTSDGIVAKLSADLRTLVWATYLGGNSADAAYSLQVDATRGVYVAGGTTSTNFPVTPGAYLTTFQGVTDGFITHLNSTGTALLQSSFAGSSAYDQAFFVELDAANNAYLLGQTQGNLPMTAGLYGVTNGRQFIQKLNPTLSSSLYYTRFGSGRTLFPDISLTAFLVDDCERIYISGWGGSVNDASGSGTTFLPVTPNAIQPTTDGSDFYLAQFRPGMTALEYATFYGERGGRSGEHVDGGTSRFDKKGVVYQAVCGGCGGSSGFPMPPGANTYSTTNRSTNCNNAAFKIDFGIVTADPGPNRYVCVGSAPITLGGSPAGGTWTGPGVTALAGGGYQFTPTPARLGVNILTYSVASTGTCVSTRPLRVTVTPERPVTVAPLPPRCVNSGSVALTATPLGGTFSGPGVSGSIFNPTVAGVGTHTIRYAISDTLGCGVGTQTVVVSLVPEVRAGRDTTLCADQMAPFQLRGMTPAGGTWSGTGVTPGGLFTPPNTNNRGGIFPLRYTYSQNGCENVAVRTVLLAPTSSANAPLNLPVCSASPRYAGLAPFNCEFEPALAGGTYDWDFGDGSPHGTTANPTHLYEQPGTYTVRLTARYSNCVVETAFSPLEVGEMKVPNIITPNRDSLNDTFKPLFSCKPTRLQIFNRWGTLVYETQDYHNNWGGENLPEGTYYYLLRDTENRRAKGWVEITR
- a CDS encoding M28 family peptidase, whose amino-acid sequence is MKIFRLAPAALAALLLLTGCPDKKPATTEVEAPAKLPAAPAFNPDSAYAYVAKQVAFGPRVPNTAAHVNTGDWVVARFKALGLTVREQPFVAMAFDGKMLKSRNIIAQFQPQAARRVAIFTHWDTRPFADKDTKRKNAPLDGASDGASGVGIALEMARVLAAQPDSLTPAVGIDFILFDSEDYGYDSSTQSELTNQLASQETSGGSSWCLGSQYWSKNLVPGNYKPEFGILLDMVGAKNAKFTREGISRESARDVVDKVWNLAAQIGYSDYFLFQDSPGITDDHAFTNQAGIRTIDIIDYLPTGQFQPYHHTTDDNMSVIDRRTLKAVGQTVLQTVYGE
- a CDS encoding endonuclease/exonuclease/phosphatase family protein, with the protein product MRRSFAFTCTLLLIGWLLAAIACVQIPAYTFWPAAFGALTLPVALALNLVAAFYWVLRNWRVAALPIGIAVLTWPHFQRGLAVHPLRLAPLAADSTAGPRVRVLSANVRIFNVYPQLRDKDLSSSKKMIQWLADSPAEIVCLQEFYNEPRTSTSREKNVFNAVERIGERSGRQAFLSKTLTNGAGSEFGMAIFSRYPMLRRGTVQFGKLSQNHAMWADLRLPSGDTIRVFNFHLQSMSMDEQDIVDSYSSKSGLKKKGLGLLRRFKRGLVARSWQVDTLVQRFERSPYPLLLCADLNDLPYSYSYDQLADRFQNAWATVGNGVGATYNGRLPFVRIDNQFAGPEWQVDEFWVHYEIPYSDHFPTLATYRLVEK
- the cysS gene encoding cysteine--tRNA ligase, translating into MQHPLSLYNTLTRRKAPFEPLHAPFVGVYLCGPTVYSEAHVGNARGPVVFDVLTRYLRHLGYTVRYVRNITDVGHLEGDADEGEDKISKRARAQQLEPMQVAEQFANLYQAHMTALGCLPPDITPRASGHIIEQIEMVQQIIDNGFGYESNGSVYFDVPAYNAAGRNYGKLSNRVVEELLAGSRDNLAGQEEKRSPLDFALWKRADERHLMRWASPWSDGFPGWHLECSAMSRKYLGAEFDIHGGGLDLMFPHHECEIAQSQACNHPTNEAQVWMHNNMITVNGAKMSKAVGNFITMSQLFEGTNATLAQAYSPMTVRFFLLQAHYRSTVDITDEGLQAARKGYRKLMNGLRLLDKLREASLSSDVIKARTVAPVAEGKVPDTTTADAELRKLVQDCFVGLNDDLNTARAIASLFNLLRKLNGFHANPATLATVSAAALQEATDAYQTLVADVLGLVDEPRASAEDLLSLTLEFYQEAKATKAYDKVDQIRAALKTQGIVVKDTKAGIDWAYSEE
- a CDS encoding GNAT family N-acetyltransferase, encoding MSVNLHLVTAADFAAHTAGLTELLRDAVDSGASVGFLPPLAAAEAREFWAGVEKDVAAETTLLLVAAEAGQLVGTVQLVLATKPNGLHRAEVAKLLVHSQFQRRGIGRQLMLAVEELARQHQRSTLVLDTLQGAGSEQLYQQLGYVAVGAIPQFARVASGALEATVVYYKLLK
- a CDS encoding S66 peptidase family protein, which gives rise to MPTTAPPFLRPHDQVAIVCPARSASHQELAAAVATLESWGLRVVLGESTNVAHHQFGGDDEIRRRDFQQQLDNPEIRAILSARGGYGTTRIIDQIDFSRFAENPKWVAGFSDITTLNCHLLALGHQSIHGVMPLLFGQTGGEESLESLRRALFGEPVRYEVAPHALNRFGTATGELVGGNLSLLQTLTGTRSDVATAGRILFLEDIDEYLYAIDRMMVHLDRTGKLQHLAGLLVGHFTNPQDNTIPYGQTPNEIIQHYADKYDFPVAHGFPVGHEPRNMALICGRPARLTVDATGSRLEYM